One window of the Natronomonas marina genome contains the following:
- a CDS encoding type II toxin-antitoxin system VapC family toxin, protein MPRAVVDTTVLFAAAYRRDGAHDRALPILRGIDTAALPEAVVLDYVLAETLNGLTTHAGHEATADFLDRVEENARFHVDGLTSDAFATAKALFRRYERFSFVDACIVAYMQAEGLGYLYSLDDDFDAAEDVYRLDTPTNPYQPE, encoded by the coding sequence ATGCCGCGAGCGGTCGTCGATACGACGGTGCTCTTCGCGGCGGCGTACCGCCGCGACGGCGCCCACGACCGGGCCCTCCCCATCCTCCGGGGCATCGACACCGCGGCGCTCCCGGAAGCGGTCGTTCTCGATTACGTACTCGCGGAGACGCTGAACGGCCTGACGACACACGCGGGCCACGAGGCCACGGCCGACTTCCTCGACCGGGTGGAGGAGAACGCCCGGTTCCACGTCGACGGCCTGACGAGCGACGCGTTCGCCACGGCCAAGGCGCTGTTCCGGCGGTACGAACGGTTCTCGTTCGTCGACGCCTGTATCGTCGCGTACATGCAGGCGGAGGGGCTCGGGTACCTCTACTCGCTGGACGACGATTTCGACGCCGCCGAGGACGTCTACCGTCTCGACACACCCACCAACCCCTACCAGCCGGAGTGA
- a CDS encoding SDR family NAD(P)-dependent oxidoreductase: MIEPDCEGRVALVTGSAGGIGRAFLLGLADAGADVAVHYNTSDAAAEATAETARERGVDAVTVGADLTDPGAVEACFEEIEAELGSVDVLVNNVGDFAPEYWSDIDLETWHRVIETNLTTTMLCSKRALGPMREAGWGRIVNVGYASAGRAYVSAKNFPYFVAKTGVVMFTRMLAAETQDDGVTVNAVSPYVVETSDEFPEEAPRGRWAEPSDLLQALLFFVDEDSAYVSGENVEIDGGWLPESV, translated from the coding sequence ATGATCGAGCCGGACTGTGAGGGCCGGGTCGCGCTCGTGACCGGGAGCGCGGGCGGCATCGGGCGGGCGTTCCTGCTGGGGCTGGCCGACGCCGGCGCCGACGTGGCCGTCCACTACAATACCAGCGACGCGGCCGCCGAGGCGACCGCCGAGACGGCCCGCGAGCGGGGCGTCGACGCCGTCACCGTCGGCGCGGACCTGACCGACCCCGGGGCCGTCGAGGCGTGCTTCGAGGAAATCGAGGCCGAACTGGGGTCCGTCGACGTCCTCGTCAACAACGTCGGCGACTTCGCGCCGGAGTACTGGAGCGATATCGACCTCGAAACCTGGCACCGCGTCATCGAGACGAACCTGACGACGACGATGCTGTGCTCGAAGCGCGCGCTGGGACCGATGCGCGAGGCCGGGTGGGGCCGCATCGTCAACGTCGGCTACGCCTCGGCTGGACGGGCCTACGTCTCCGCGAAGAACTTCCCGTACTTCGTCGCCAAGACGGGCGTCGTCATGTTCACCCGGATGCTCGCCGCCGAGACGCAGGACGACGGCGTGACGGTCAACGCCGTCTCGCCGTACGTCGTCGAGACGAGCGACGAGTTCCCCGAGGAGGCGCCGCGTGGCCGGTGGGCCGAGCCGTCCGACCTCCTGCAGGCACTGCTGTTCTTCGTCGACGAGGACTCCGCATACGTCAGCGGCGAGAACGTCGAAATCGACGGCGGGTGGCTCCCCGAGTCAGTCTGA
- a CDS encoding DUF7533 family protein, with amino-acid sequence MNVLDTLALFGAAALAAPIGLLGVEFLVGGRTLAGVGFLAVAAGLLVGMVYRPDPVDIVGGKALGWLQSGADDDPEGE; translated from the coding sequence ATGAACGTCCTCGACACGCTGGCGCTGTTCGGCGCGGCGGCGCTGGCCGCGCCCATCGGTCTGCTGGGCGTCGAGTTCCTCGTCGGCGGGCGGACGCTGGCTGGCGTGGGCTTTCTGGCCGTCGCCGCCGGCCTGCTCGTCGGCATGGTCTACCGGCCGGACCCGGTGGACATCGTCGGCGGAAAGGCGCTGGGCTGGCTCCAGTCGGGCGCCGACGACGACCCGGAGGGCGAGTGA
- a CDS encoding DUF7533 family protein, which translates to MALGIVRSLQLLGTLVVAAPVGLVGLFNALEGRFLLGAFFLATALGLVGVSEYVYTRLTDRTIGRLRRLRTLR; encoded by the coding sequence GTGGCGCTCGGCATCGTCCGGTCGCTGCAACTGCTCGGGACGCTCGTCGTCGCCGCGCCGGTCGGACTCGTCGGCCTGTTCAACGCCCTGGAGGGGCGCTTTCTGCTGGGAGCCTTCTTCCTCGCGACGGCGCTCGGACTCGTCGGCGTCAGCGAGTACGTCTACACGCGGCTGACCGACCGGACGATAGGGCGGCTACGGCGGCTGCGGACCCTGCGGTAG
- a CDS encoding LVIVD repeat-containing protein, with protein sequence MRRRDLLRAGGATVLALSAGRAGAQTATDADDSFEPLGRLTLPGAKELVADGDISYVATTDGFAVVDTADPADPTLLAERRDLLAEHPDGPLVDVFDGKLGGDYYALGAPGEPLDGVPYAAVVFDVSDPADPQRVLAHETDFFHHNLDTDGETLYLCGNDGDRNPLVCVDVESGEELSRWSVLDADERWAEVHPSLRQIHDVTVADGVAYCSYWEAGTWLVDVSDPSNPTPLVQLRGRDIETLADIDSQSERRAALYSLPGNDHFAVPRGGADGPLLALNEEAWATEADATSAALGGVELWDREAEERLSRIEAPPTPDPTFGGVWTTSHNFDYVGDRLYTAWYRGGVKVHDVSDPRKPRELAHWRDTPTTDFWTAQGAGDHVVASSWRDFSTGDPEEGAAIYTFPTVASSTPTPSATDPPATDGGTDTTDGSGAGFGALAAGAGLGAAALWRRLQD encoded by the coding sequence ATGCGACGACGGGACCTCCTCCGTGCCGGTGGTGCGACGGTGCTGGCGCTCTCGGCCGGGCGAGCGGGCGCACAGACGGCGACCGACGCCGACGACTCGTTCGAACCGCTCGGTCGACTCACCCTGCCCGGCGCGAAGGAACTCGTCGCCGACGGCGACATCTCCTACGTGGCGACGACCGACGGCTTCGCGGTGGTCGACACCGCCGACCCGGCCGACCCGACGCTCCTGGCCGAGCGCCGTGACCTCCTGGCGGAGCATCCCGACGGGCCGCTGGTCGACGTCTTCGACGGCAAACTCGGCGGCGACTACTACGCGCTCGGCGCCCCCGGTGAACCGCTGGATGGCGTCCCCTACGCCGCCGTCGTCTTCGACGTCAGCGACCCGGCCGACCCCCAGCGGGTCCTCGCCCACGAGACCGACTTCTTCCACCACAACCTCGACACCGACGGCGAGACGCTGTACCTCTGCGGCAACGACGGCGACCGGAACCCGCTGGTCTGCGTTGACGTCGAGAGCGGCGAGGAACTGAGCCGGTGGTCCGTCCTCGACGCCGACGAGCGGTGGGCGGAGGTACACCCGAGCCTCCGGCAGATTCACGACGTCACCGTCGCCGACGGCGTCGCCTACTGCTCCTACTGGGAGGCGGGGACGTGGCTCGTCGACGTCTCCGACCCGTCGAACCCGACGCCGCTGGTCCAGCTCCGGGGACGCGACATCGAGACGCTGGCCGACATCGACTCGCAGTCGGAACGGCGGGCGGCGCTATACTCCTTGCCCGGCAACGACCACTTCGCCGTCCCGCGGGGGGGCGCCGACGGCCCGCTTCTCGCACTCAACGAGGAGGCGTGGGCGACCGAGGCCGACGCCACCTCAGCGGCCCTCGGCGGCGTCGAACTGTGGGACCGGGAGGCCGAAGAACGGCTCTCGCGCATCGAGGCGCCGCCCACCCCCGACCCGACGTTCGGCGGCGTCTGGACCACCTCCCACAACTTCGACTACGTCGGCGACCGCCTCTACACGGCCTGGTACCGCGGCGGCGTGAAGGTACACGACGTCTCCGACCCCCGCAAGCCGCGCGAGTTGGCCCACTGGCGGGACACGCCGACGACGGACTTCTGGACGGCCCAGGGCGCGGGCGACCACGTCGTCGCCAGTAGCTGGCGGGACTTCTCGACGGGGGACCCCGAGGAGGGCGCGGCCATCTACACGTTCCCGACGGTGGCATCGTCGACGCCGACGCCGTCCGCGACCGATCCACCCGCGACCGACGGGGGGACCGACACCACCGACGGGTCGGGCGCCGGGTTCGGCGCGCTGGCGGCCGGCGCGGGCCTCGGAGCGGCGGCGCTGTGGCGACGCTTGCAGGACTGA
- a CDS encoding UvrD-helicase domain-containing protein, producing MTHSTHVTRLFGGPGSGKTTALLDRVDEMLDEGVDVDDILVVSYTRAAATEVRERLSERLDRSPKSLRGNVCTMHAKAYELLNLSRGDVVGEDDKEAFCEEYGIEFEDEYKSARRRSARSTTLGNKIIATSQWLQRTERDVADWYDVPFQWDDEEVRLPPEIDDEAQTGNKYTPTWPSSDDRVDIPEAIRAWRSYKGENGVVGFADMLERVKQRSLVPNVDHLVIDEFQDITTLQYGVYDEWKPHVDTVLIAGDDDQVVYAWQGADPNLLLDEEVDDDVVLPNSYRLPSKILNVVNTQIDHIEKRQDKDLKPRKQGGSVEAVRNPSMLDLVRNVRGTLEEDGEGSVMCLFRARYQMFQFMDEFIDEGIPFKSLTDQRMWTDRLQGYVDAIEAVDEGDPIDGLQAQRLGEMLADSAFGTGERDDYFEALDERQEAAGVEDLTEMELPAAFVDEHAPFAPGPASAGDMLTKVSNFQERSVEAYFAGDYRGMDPSRLRLGTIHSAKGREADHVFVATDLTEKVVEQMAASVEDPEAVEGVTEFTKHSDPVPTLTDNERRVFYVGMSRARERLVMLENLVGGAPTLPIDVLLHNEPVDVPLEQVLEQAQTTGAELTTAD from the coding sequence ATGACCCATTCCACCCATGTGACACGACTGTTCGGCGGCCCGGGCAGCGGGAAGACGACCGCGCTGCTCGACCGGGTCGACGAGATGCTCGACGAGGGGGTCGACGTCGACGACATCCTGGTCGTCTCCTACACCCGGGCGGCCGCCACCGAGGTCCGCGAACGCCTCTCGGAACGACTCGACCGCAGTCCGAAGTCGCTCCGTGGCAACGTCTGTACGATGCACGCGAAGGCCTACGAACTGCTGAACCTCTCGCGGGGCGACGTCGTCGGCGAGGACGACAAGGAGGCATTCTGCGAGGAGTACGGCATCGAGTTCGAGGACGAGTACAAGTCCGCCCGGCGGCGCTCGGCGCGGTCGACGACGCTCGGTAACAAGATCATCGCCACCTCGCAGTGGCTCCAGCGGACCGAACGCGACGTCGCCGACTGGTACGACGTTCCCTTCCAGTGGGACGACGAGGAGGTACGCCTCCCCCCAGAAATCGACGACGAGGCCCAGACGGGCAACAAGTACACGCCGACGTGGCCCTCCTCGGACGACCGGGTCGACATCCCCGAGGCCATCCGCGCGTGGCGCTCCTACAAGGGCGAGAACGGCGTCGTCGGCTTCGCCGACATGCTCGAGCGGGTCAAGCAGCGCTCGCTGGTCCCCAACGTCGACCACCTCGTCATCGACGAGTTCCAGGACATCACGACGCTGCAGTACGGCGTCTACGACGAGTGGAAACCCCACGTCGACACCGTCCTCATCGCGGGCGACGACGACCAGGTCGTCTACGCCTGGCAGGGCGCCGACCCGAACCTCCTTCTCGACGAGGAGGTCGACGACGATGTCGTGCTGCCGAACTCCTACCGGCTACCGTCGAAGATCCTCAACGTCGTCAACACCCAGATCGACCACATCGAGAAGCGCCAGGACAAGGACCTCAAGCCCCGCAAGCAGGGCGGTTCCGTCGAAGCCGTCCGCAACCCCTCGATGCTGGACCTCGTGCGGAACGTCCGCGGTACCCTCGAGGAGGACGGGGAGGGCAGCGTGATGTGTCTGTTCCGCGCCCGCTACCAGATGTTCCAGTTCATGGACGAGTTCATCGACGAGGGCATCCCGTTCAAGTCGCTGACCGACCAGCGGATGTGGACCGACCGCTTGCAGGGCTACGTCGACGCCATCGAGGCCGTCGACGAGGGCGACCCCATCGACGGCCTGCAGGCCCAGCGCCTCGGCGAGATGCTCGCCGACAGCGCCTTCGGCACCGGCGAACGGGACGACTACTTCGAGGCGCTGGACGAGCGCCAGGAGGCCGCCGGCGTCGAGGACCTCACCGAGATGGAACTGCCCGCGGCGTTCGTCGACGAGCACGCCCCCTTCGCGCCCGGCCCGGCCTCGGCCGGCGACATGCTCACGAAGGTGTCGAACTTCCAGGAGCGTTCCGTCGAGGCGTACTTCGCGGGCGACTACCGGGGGATGGACCCCTCCCGGCTCCGCCTCGGCACCATCCACTCCGCGAAGGGCCGGGAGGCCGACCACGTCTTCGTCGCCACCGACCTCACCGAGAAGGTCGTCGAGCAGATGGCCGCCTCCGTCGAGGACCCCGAGGCCGTCGAGGGCGTCACCGAGTTCACGAAGCACTCCGACCCCGTCCCGACGCTGACGGACAACGAGCGCCGGGTCTTCTACGTCGGGATGTCGCGGGCCCGCGAACGGCTCGTCATGCTGGAGAACCTCGTCGGCGGCGCGCCGACGCTTCCCATCGACGTGCTCCTGCACAACGAACCGGTCGACGTCCCGCTGGAGCAGGTGCTCGAACAGGCCCAGACGACCGGCGCCGAACTGACCACCGCGGACTGA
- a CDS encoding PrsW family intramembrane metalloprotease gives MEDPVEARANESEDLYDVASWEPRTALDRLAVNIHRGGVRLLRWTVYVLGAVIFLAFLVGGAGAIIIDNPFVLGLVVLSVVPAGLLALYVYRTDITTDEPATLMAATFVLSILFAGFAAVVNTRLSGLQGAGLLGVVLYYYLVVGPGEEFVKMLAVRLYAYRDDRFDSVIDGAVYGAVAGLGFATIENVLYITQNLQGSGAVITTMAVDFLAQFSEAVEAGGQITAVRSLAGPGHVIYSAFAGYYLGLAKFNRDNAVPIIIKGLIIAAFIHATYNTLVGIVPGLVSLVVPGVPTLVLFFGFVVVYAGLFLYILYRKLQRYRRTYKRVHDDVENPEEMAPDRTEFDAD, from the coding sequence ATGGAAGACCCGGTCGAGGCCCGCGCGAACGAGTCCGAGGACCTCTACGACGTCGCCTCGTGGGAGCCCCGGACGGCGCTGGACAGGCTGGCGGTGAACATCCATCGCGGCGGAGTTCGGCTCCTGCGGTGGACCGTCTACGTCCTCGGGGCCGTCATCTTCCTCGCGTTCCTCGTGGGCGGCGCCGGCGCCATCATCATCGACAACCCGTTCGTCCTCGGGTTGGTCGTGCTGTCGGTGGTCCCGGCGGGCCTGCTGGCGCTGTACGTCTACCGGACCGACATCACGACCGACGAACCGGCGACGCTGATGGCGGCGACGTTCGTGCTCTCGATACTGTTCGCCGGCTTCGCCGCCGTCGTCAACACGAGGCTCAGCGGCCTCCAGGGTGCAGGCCTCCTCGGCGTCGTCCTCTACTACTACCTCGTCGTCGGCCCCGGCGAGGAGTTCGTGAAGATGCTCGCCGTCCGGCTGTACGCCTACCGCGACGACCGCTTCGACTCGGTCATCGACGGCGCGGTCTACGGCGCCGTCGCCGGACTCGGCTTTGCGACAATCGAGAACGTCCTCTACATCACCCAGAACCTCCAGGGATCCGGCGCGGTCATCACCACGATGGCCGTGGACTTCCTCGCGCAGTTCTCCGAGGCCGTCGAGGCCGGCGGTCAGATCACCGCCGTCCGCAGCCTCGCGGGACCGGGCCACGTCATCTACTCCGCCTTCGCGGGCTACTACCTCGGGCTGGCGAAGTTCAACCGCGACAACGCGGTTCCAATCATCATCAAGGGGCTCATCATCGCCGCCTTCATCCACGCCACCTACAACACCCTGGTCGGCATCGTCCCGGGGCTGGTCAGTCTCGTCGTCCCCGGCGTCCCGACGCTCGTGCTGTTCTTCGGGTTCGTCGTCGTCTACGCCGGCCTGTTCCTCTACATCCTCTACCGGAAGCTGCAGCGCTACCGCCGGACCTACAAGCGGGTCCACGACGACGTCGAGAATCCCGAGGAGATGGCCCCCGACCGGACCGAGTTCGACGCCGACTGA
- a CDS encoding FUSC family protein, which yields MDESSLTETELSAIHRVELGIEWLHRAHGQLVAFHHETGHAMDHLAAAEELFRESGHDGLADRLRDDLLPRGVVPREEGPGRWTYELLEAFEADLYADARTFEAAARDAVTDGRRHAAERRQQAEWRARAADGEANW from the coding sequence ATGGATGAATCGAGCCTCACGGAGACGGAACTGTCAGCCATCCACCGGGTCGAACTCGGCATCGAGTGGCTCCACCGGGCCCACGGGCAACTCGTTGCCTTCCACCACGAGACGGGTCACGCGATGGACCACCTGGCTGCGGCGGAGGAACTGTTCCGGGAGAGCGGCCACGACGGCCTCGCCGACCGGCTCCGGGACGACCTGTTGCCGCGGGGCGTCGTCCCCCGCGAGGAGGGGCCCGGCCGGTGGACCTACGAACTGCTGGAGGCCTTCGAGGCGGACCTCTACGCCGACGCGCGGACGTTCGAGGCGGCGGCCCGCGACGCCGTGACCGACGGGCGACGGCACGCCGCCGAGCGCCGCCAGCAGGCCGAGTGGCGGGCCCGCGCCGCCGATGGCGAGGCCAACTGGTAA
- a CDS encoding AbrB/MazE/SpoVT family DNA-binding domain-containing protein, protein MSSEGVDAESKVSGNQANIPAHIRRELDIDDGDRLRWHVEDDGTIRVRVLQQRSGTFDEFGGYDGDRTTAVEDEHDGWGVE, encoded by the coding sequence ATGAGCAGCGAGGGCGTCGACGCCGAGAGCAAGGTGTCGGGGAACCAGGCGAACATCCCGGCACACATCCGTCGGGAACTCGACATCGACGACGGCGACCGACTCCGCTGGCACGTCGAGGACGACGGGACGATCCGCGTGCGGGTCCTCCAGCAGCGCAGCGGCACGTTCGACGAGTTCGGCGGCTACGACGGGGACCGGACGACGGCGGTCGAGGACGAACACGATGGGTGGGGCGTCGAGTAG
- a CDS encoding riboflavin synthase: MFTGIVEETGEVTFVEDGPEGRRIGVAASFAPDLEHGQSISVSGACLTVEAVETGDGGGTFELFCSEETLERTYLDGVTAGDAVNLERALPADGRFDGHFVQGHVDGVAEVTGIERLGDDWVFGFSLPDDLARYVVEKGSVGVDGISLTVADLDEGEFTVAIIPATYELTTLSEKSVGDPVHLEVDVVAKYVESLTEGYR, from the coding sequence ATGTTCACCGGCATCGTCGAGGAGACCGGCGAGGTCACGTTCGTCGAGGACGGACCCGAGGGGCGCCGCATCGGGGTCGCCGCGTCGTTCGCTCCCGACCTCGAACACGGACAGAGCATCTCGGTCAGCGGCGCCTGCCTGACCGTCGAGGCGGTCGAGACCGGCGACGGGGGCGGCACCTTCGAGCTGTTCTGCTCGGAGGAGACGCTGGAACGTACCTACCTCGACGGCGTGACGGCCGGCGACGCGGTCAACCTCGAGCGTGCGCTGCCCGCCGACGGCCGCTTCGACGGCCACTTCGTACAGGGCCACGTCGACGGCGTCGCCGAGGTGACCGGAATCGAGCGCCTCGGCGACGACTGGGTGTTCGGCTTCTCGCTGCCCGACGACCTCGCCCGCTACGTCGTCGAGAAGGGTTCGGTCGGCGTCGACGGCATCTCGCTGACCGTCGCAGACCTCGACGAGGGCGAGTTCACCGTCGCCATCATCCCCGCGACCTACGAGTTGACGACGCTGTCGGAGAAGTCGGTCGGCGACCCGGTCCACCTGGAGGTCGACGTGGTCGCAAAGTACGTCGAGAGCCTCACCGAGGGCTACCGCTGA
- a CDS encoding DUF7532 family protein, whose amino-acid sequence MHFDQRTQRALREFGLSTPEIREISAAVVEATAEAAAELEAFFEGRETVYSDMEKAHSAAEFPEHDLEYVDLYTHGADLRGYVKFDGWGAYVEDGRVLDGDIVELTLGPTVGDRVRFAADRQHL is encoded by the coding sequence ATGCACTTCGACCAGCGAACACAGCGGGCCCTCCGTGAGTTCGGCCTCTCGACGCCCGAAATACGCGAGATTTCGGCGGCCGTCGTCGAGGCGACCGCCGAGGCCGCCGCCGAACTGGAGGCGTTCTTCGAGGGCCGCGAGACCGTCTACTCCGACATGGAGAAGGCCCACTCGGCCGCCGAGTTCCCCGAACACGACCTGGAGTACGTCGACCTCTACACCCACGGCGCCGACCTCCGCGGGTACGTCAAGTTCGACGGCTGGGGCGCCTACGTCGAGGACGGCCGCGTCCTCGACGGGGACATCGTCGAGTTGACGCTGGGACCGACCGTCGGGGACCGCGTCCGCTTCGCCGCCGACCGCCAGCACCTATGA
- a CDS encoding DUF402 domain-containing protein: protein MNVRVRGIYTTALTELLGADHEVVQASPPIRERFDRAFEVAPADATVRTTDDRQGVGVAGDPEAVGTLRERLRAVGRDAFAWPNPAPRGAVFYGTVTETLGSGALVDLGRVDDRSVEGFLPYDRVEGYVEEGDDYRVQVASPEPPWSDARPSLATDLRVPGGLVELRRGDGRAGGETARMADLLPVDPPEGWAPRWARAADDASLDAMAAALERAGDRAEELMAAVANADGEEPGRVVAPQAGAWVWFGRESRFELDAVRERVTTTMPGHHRVKAGADGASTAVDFAEAVRGPTDGDAEWTDDGFPFGAVAGQFGPREGGSVAIAHGKPSGRTITLGRGEVVERDDEDGSVTVEREMSAGGTYDALDIERREGDVARTTFVEGRWWYATVYEGEEGQRRGTYVNVCTPVEVFPDRVKYVDLHVDVVKLPDGEIRRVDDDELDAAVDEGLVTEPLAERAREVAVSIENALQ, encoded by the coding sequence ATGAACGTCCGCGTCCGGGGCATCTACACCACGGCCCTGACGGAGTTGCTCGGCGCCGACCACGAGGTGGTCCAGGCGTCGCCGCCCATCCGCGAGCGGTTCGACCGCGCCTTCGAGGTCGCGCCGGCGGACGCGACCGTTCGGACGACCGACGACCGGCAGGGCGTCGGCGTCGCGGGCGACCCCGAGGCCGTCGGAACCCTCCGGGAGCGCCTCCGGGCGGTCGGCCGGGACGCCTTCGCCTGGCCGAACCCCGCACCGCGCGGGGCGGTGTTCTACGGCACCGTCACCGAGACGCTCGGTTCCGGCGCGCTGGTCGACCTGGGGCGCGTCGACGACCGCTCCGTCGAGGGATTTCTCCCCTACGACCGCGTCGAGGGCTACGTCGAGGAGGGCGACGACTACCGCGTCCAGGTCGCCTCGCCGGAACCGCCGTGGAGCGACGCCCGGCCGTCGCTGGCGACGGACCTCCGGGTGCCGGGCGGCCTGGTCGAACTCCGCCGCGGCGACGGCCGCGCGGGCGGGGAGACGGCCCGGATGGCCGATCTCCTGCCCGTCGACCCGCCGGAGGGGTGGGCGCCGCGGTGGGCGCGGGCAGCCGACGACGCCTCCCTCGACGCGATGGCGGCGGCGCTGGAACGGGCCGGCGACCGCGCCGAGGAACTGATGGCCGCGGTCGCCAACGCCGACGGCGAGGAGCCGGGGCGGGTCGTCGCACCGCAGGCCGGCGCCTGGGTCTGGTTCGGCCGCGAGTCCCGCTTCGAACTCGACGCCGTCCGCGAGCGGGTCACGACCACGATGCCCGGTCACCACCGGGTCAAGGCGGGCGCCGACGGCGCCAGCACCGCCGTCGACTTCGCCGAGGCGGTCCGCGGACCCACCGACGGCGACGCCGAGTGGACCGACGACGGGTTCCCCTTCGGGGCCGTCGCCGGGCAGTTCGGACCCCGAGAGGGCGGGTCCGTCGCCATCGCTCACGGCAAGCCGAGCGGCCGGACCATCACGCTCGGGCGCGGCGAGGTGGTGGAGCGGGACGACGAGGACGGCTCCGTCACCGTCGAGCGGGAGATGTCGGCGGGCGGCACCTACGACGCCCTCGACATCGAGCGGCGCGAGGGCGACGTCGCACGGACGACGTTCGTCGAGGGCCGGTGGTGGTACGCGACGGTCTACGAGGGCGAGGAGGGCCAGCGGCGCGGCACCTACGTCAACGTCTGTACGCCCGTGGAGGTGTTCCCCGACCGCGTGAAGTACGTCGACCTGCACGTCGACGTGGTGAAACTGCCCGACGGCGAGATTCGGCGGGTCGACGACGACGAACTCGACGCCGCCGTCGACGAGGGACTGGTGACCGAACCGCTCGCCGAGCGCGCCCGCGAGGTGGCCGTCTCCATCGAGAACGCGCTCCAGTGA